gctttaaacagaaaattaacattaaattaATCTATTTTAGGGATTTATTCTGAGATGCTTGACCATTAAGACAGAGTTACATTTTATATCTGCAGATTAATATTGTGTAGTGCTCATACATGCAAGGTCAGGTTCTTTTAATATATTAGTAGAGAGTCAACAGATCATTTTAAAGAGTGCCACTGTCTTCAACTAATCACTTAAGGAGAAGTCAAATTCTTCATTGGGATAATGCATGTAAGTGCTAAGAATTTGATATGGGGGGGGGAATAAGGGACGTCAAAAACGAGAGGGGTGGTAAGACAGTGGTATAGACTATGCTTTGCAATAGTTAAAAGTTTGGACCTCACATTTGATGATACCTTCAGCCTGAAACTGAGGATCCTCATTATGAAAAATCCTTATCATAGATTTCATGGAAGCTGTGGAACCTACTTAATTTAGTCTGTTAAAGAGCAATAGTTCTGTTCATGAGACATGGAGATTTTGTTTGATTTGTAACACAGAGATATTTACATCTCCTGAGGCTTTGTGCATCGCAGGCAGTACAATTCCTGATAATCAAAGAGATTCAGATTCAGAAATCCGTATGCGCTCACAAATGTACTTGAGGCCAACTGTTGCTGAAGCCATCTGCTGCATAGATAAAGTAGAAATCATACAAATTGCTATCCTgtcatttccagaaaaaaagctctgcctgggcagagctgtggtATCTTTCAGCTTTCAAACTTAGAGCATTGTAAAAACTGTAATTACAAGAACTTTCCCAGAATCTGAATATCAAGACTGGAGTTTTGTATCAAAATCTTAATTTCCATGAATTATCTAGCATAGAAATCTACATAtagaaaatacaaaccaaacTAGCATTGGAGAGAACCAGTCTGTACCTAACAGTACTTTCATAAAACTagttaactgtattttttgaACATGcagatctgaaataaaaaccagaatCCATTCATGAAGgagaaaatatattcaaatgAATAATTAAATTTTCTGAACAGATACTGTCCAGCCTAAATTGGTGTCTATACTGCaaagtttttgtattttgttcatGTTTATTTGTAATGAACATTCAACAAAAGCTTTGTGTTTTTTAGAAACAGCAGACTACAGGACAGGTGTTAGTAAATCTGTAATGCTCAAAGGTGCtggaaggacattgaggtgctggagcgtgtccagagaagggcaacaaagttggtgaagggtctagagaacaagtcttatgagatgcagctgagggaactggggttgtttagtctggagaagaggaggctgaggggagaccttatcgctctctacagctacctgaaaggaggctgtagcgaggtgggggtcggtcccttctccctagtaacaagcaataggacaagaggaaatggcctcaagctgtgtcaggggaagtttaggttggatattaggaaaaatttcttcactgaaagggttgtcaggcattggaacagactgctgagggaggtggttgagtctctatccctggagatatttaaaagaagggtagatgtggtgcttgaggatatggtttagtggtggacttggcagtgacaggttagtggttggactcgatcttaagggtcttttccaaccttaacgattctatgatttctatACTCTCTGTCTAATGAAAGCAAATaatgagttttattttcaatatcTCTTGAGGGTCTGTTTCATTCTCTTACAGGGCACTGAAGGAACCCAAAGAACTGAGTTTTGTCTTTGGTGTGAATATTGAGCAGCGCGATTTGGATGGCATGTTCATCTATAACTGCAGTCGACTGATAAAGATGTATGAGAAGGTGGGCCCACAGCTGGAGGGTGGCATGTGAGTTCCTGGAGATTTTTCAGCAATCTTTTTGCTTAAGCCTGGCATGTTCCTACATATAACTTAGGCTGTGCAATAACCTTGTTCTGCATTAATCATTCTTCACGAGCATGAGGCTTACTCATTTCGTCAGTCTTTAGTTTGGATTCcaacaaataatttatatttaatattgcCCAGTGTTTCCTGGGTTTCTTGATAGAGAGTTTTCTACACAGATTTTGGTCATATCTACAGCAGTATGAGGCTTTTGTGCTCGGTGCTCACATTTGGGGCTTATGAATACTGGTAACTATACTGCCTTATTACAGGGACAAGAATAGGtcttgaaagcaaatatttgagCCCACCTTACTTTCTGGATGCTGGCTCAAGTCTAATTTAGAAAGCTGATAAATTAaaacctgtgctgctgccaaatGGGTGGGTGACTGAGTGTGTGTGTAACCTGCTATTTTCAATATTGTTTCTCTGAACAGCGACCTGGTAGTTTAATGATGTTTGTGACTGTGTCCCCCTCTTCCAGGGCATGTGGTGGAGTGGTAGGCGTGGTGGATGTGCCCTATTTGGTTCTGGAGCCAACCCATAATAAACAAGACTTTGCTGATGCCAAAGAGTATCGACACTTACTGAAGGCCATGGGAGAGCATTTGGCTCAGTATTGGAAGGATGTTGCTATAGGTAATGAAGCTTCACAGTTACtaggggctggaaggggaaACTGGTGGCTGAAAGGCAGCTAAGGGGGAGGGCAGCCAAGAGTGCAGGTGGTGATTTTTGTAGTAATGACTCCATACTGAGTCGGGGCTTGTTTGTTTCCCAGCCCAGAGAGGTATCATCAAGTTCTGGGATGAATTTGGTTATTTGTCAGCAAACTGGAACCAGCCTCCATCTAGTGAACTGCGCTACAAACGCCGGAGAGCCATGGAGATCCCTACCACGATTCAGTGCGGTGCGTCCAGCCAGGCTGCGATTAGGAGGCTGGTCCTCCCTGGGGAAGCAGGGAGGGAATCCTGGCAGCAGTTGGGGAGCAGCTAAATGGGTAGGAGATTTGAGATGAGCTTTGCTATCGTTAGCCCCTTCTAGAGCATGTCTCCTCCTGTGAGTTGCCTTTGTCTGCACTTGATGCTACACTTGGACATCTTGGCATAAGGTTCCTTTCCTCCACCATTTACTAACCATGATGTGCTTCAGGTGCCCTTACAGAATGGGGCAGGTGTGGCCAGTAGCAGTGTCAAGATGGGCTTAGAAATGTCATATGAACTGGAACTGGCCAAAGCCACCCCTCCCAACAGTAGAATAAGATCTGTAACTTCCCTGTATGTAATGGAAAGTGGCCAAGTAATTTGTATTCTGAGGCACTGGCCTGATAATCGGTACTAGGTGTGAGCACAGAATGGAACCATTTACAGTAAACTTTCAAATTTAATGCATCTCTAAACAGCTCTGGCTAAGCCGTTACTGGGATAAGGGAGATCTCCACACAACTGCGTTGTTTCTTAGTAGAGGGACACCAACCTCCCTTAACATAATTTTCTCCACAGGACTTGGGGATGAGGATGTAGCAAGTAATGTGAGGCCAGTCGTGTGGAATGATTTTGTTAGGCTCTCCTGCCTTAATGGTTTTCTCAGTCCTTCCCAAGTTCCTCCCAAAGAGGAAGGGCTTTCCTGTCGTTGTTCTTGTCCTCTGCTGTTGACGTCCTTCCAGAGCCTGATTTAAgaatgtttgcattttcttggcaaaacctgattttttttaatctgttgatATTATGGTAGGCCAACAATACTCTGGAAGCCAAATCTTTGTGGTTCATCTAAaatttattagatttttttttttttagtggctAAATTTCTGACTTACGTTGATATCAGTAAGGGACAGCCTGACTTCTGAGATGAGCACTGATTTCAGGATTGGCTGTTCAGTTTGCTTTGTACGTGCTGTCATTGCAGCAGTGAGTGTGAGGTCCTCTAGAACCGGTTGATGCCGGGCTTCATCAGATTCTTGTTATGGATGCCTTGTACAAGATTTGAGGTCTTCCTTCCAGTGTTTTGTGAGCATGAAGCAAGAATTGACTCAGTATATCTGGCggctgtcttttttttgtttgtttttttggccACTATTCTTATTGTTGTTGCATATCCTTTGGAAATTGGCATGGTCCTTGGGCATTAAATGGGCTTGAGaagtgctgtgaaaaaaaatgatCTTGTGGCTCAGGCTCTATATTTCTGACTTGCAAAGCGTTTGTCTAACAGATGTATGTCTGAAATGGCGGACTCTCCCATTCCAGCTGAGTTCAGTGGAGAAGAATTACCCTGATAGCTGGGTGTGCTCTATGAACCCTGATCCTGAACAAGACAGGTAAGAATCAGTTAATACAAAGACTTTATTCaaggacatggtcctgggcaaccagttCCGAgtggccctgcctgagcagcGGGTTGGACCAAATAACCCCCAGAGACCCCTCCAACCTCAACCAGTGATTTGGTGAAACTAAGTTCCTTTATGGTTTTCTGCACTGCCACTGGAAATATGATAGTAGCCTTAGTTTATGCATGTTAGTTTTAATGTAAGTAGCACAGACAGCAATTGAAGAATAGTCATAAGTACAGGCTGGGAGCAATACATGTTCAGTGGAGTCTTTGCAGTTGTCTTTATTGCTTCTATAGCTCCAACCCATTAGACACGCAAACTGCAGCAACACCTCTGAGTTGCAGCGAGCCCAAGAATTACATTTTGCACAACTGAAGGAGCAACACATCAATTAATTTACCAGCAGTGTGTTCCACAGTTAGAAAATTTAGGTAGAGTCTAGTCATTTATTTGAATGAGGAAAATGATTGCTctaggctgctgcttctctgtggaGAGAAACACTACTAGAAGCTGATTCTTTGTTGTGTAACAAGGGAAGCTGCTCAGCTCTAATTCAGGTCCCTTGCCTCTGTGCTTAAAGACAAAGGGAATGAATCCAGGTGGTAACTTCTAATtggaataaaaattttaatatctGTGGCTGAAAAGACTACAAAGAAGTGCTGATATTGATATTTGGAAAGTATTGATTTTCTGGCTTCTTCCTTTGCACCTGTCATTGGAAGAATACCGATGATAACTTCCCTGTTGGTCTGTGTATTTGTGCCCTGGTGCAGAGCTATGAAGAGTGGTTGTGGTGAGGATGTCCTCCAATTAacctgctggggcagggccaGATCCGCAAGCCCGAGAAGAGGCTGCCACACCTCCAGCCCCTGAGGTGGAAGCAGTAGTGAGGCTGGGAATGTGTTGCTggtagacacacacacaaacacagataGACCACACATGTATGCACATCTGGCCACGCAGATCATCACAGGCAGACAAGTGCGGCACTCACAAGCTGCACCAGCAGCATCACCCTTTTCCCTCTCGGTTGGTCAGGATGAGGTTCCACTAGTGGAAATACTCacatctctctctctggcccCTGGATCCCATTCCTCTGGTTACTTGCACTGGGATAGATGAGCCCCAAGGCCTGCAGCCTCAGGGGTGAGAGGCACAGACCTCGTCATGTGGACACACATAACATGGACACACTACAGACCTCCCAGTGTCTCACCTTGGGCATGTTCTCCATCCTGTAGCGGGTCCGGATCCTTGCTCTTTCCAGGTGCCTCTTGCCTAAAGGCACTTACAGCTCTGCCTACAGCCCCATACCTGTCTCCAGCAGTCGGGCAGGACTCACCGGTCCCTCCAGTAGTCAGCTCCTGCAGGCTCACCCTTAGacaccctcctccccttccttccagGCCACCTCCTCAATCGCTCATCTGGCCCAACATGTGCTGTGAATCACATGTTCCTGTGCAGGCCTGCGATCATGCAGCTGATGGCACCCAGGCACACAAAACTCTGTGACCAGTCCcactccagctgctggcactCAGACCtccatacacacatgcacatgcagaaTAGAGCCCCTCGCCCAGGAGAATAGTTAGAAATTGAGTTAGTACCACGACAAGTGTACTGACCAGCCAGCTGTTTATGTACAACTGGccttttttagctttttatttctctgttttcccatgtttgttcctccccaaatcacagaatcacaggttgaagggacctcagggaccatctagtcctacctttctaggaagagcacagtctagacaagatggcccagcaccctgtccagacgactcctgaaggtgtccagtgtggctgagtcaaccccttccctggggagattattccaatggtgactgtcctcactgtgaaaaattttccacTGGTctccaatcggaatctccccaagagcaacctgtggccatcccccttgtcctctccatgggactccgtgtaaaaagggagtctccatcttctttgtagctaccccttaagtactggtacatggggatgagatcccctctgagcctccttttctcaaggctgaacaaacccagttctcccagcctatcctcgtatggcagcttcccagtgctctgatcatcttggtggcccttctctgggccccttccagcctgtccacatcctttttgtatagcggggaccagaacgggacacagtattccaggtgtggcctcacaagcgctgagtagagtgggataatgacttctttatctctgctggcgatgccctttttgatgcaacccagcatcctgttggccgcagcagcacactgtttgctcatgttgagcttccccccaccaggacccccaggtccctttccacagagctgctctccagccaggtggatcccagtctgtgctgcactcccggattatattttcccaggtgcatgaccttacacttctccttgttgaacttcataaggttcttgttggcccactcttccagcctatccagatctccctgcagagcagctctcccttctggaatgtctacttccccactcaatttggtgtcatctgcaaaattcatcaggctacacttgatcccgttatccagatcacttataaaggtgttgaataacattgggcccaatatcgatctctgggggactccactagtgacaggttgccacttggaaaaggagctatttaccaccacccttcgggtgcggcctgtcagccagttccccacccactgcacagaccacttgtgtaggccataatgcattaatttctccaggaggaggctgtgggggactgtatcaaaggccttgaagaagtccaggtagacaatgtccactgcccgccccatgtcaaccaggcaagtcactttgtcatagaagcccaccagatttgtcaagcacgatctgcccttagtgaagccgtgttggctttccccaatcacgtgcttcatttgacttgtgatggcccccaggaggactgaagtaaggctgataggcctatagttacccggatcctccctctagcctttcttgtagataggggtaacatttgccttcctctgggacatcccccattctccatgacttcccgaagattatggagagtggccttgcaatgacatcagccatctctctcaacacccttgggtggatggtgtcagggcccattgatttgtaggggtcaagctcctgtaataattcatgtactaactcttccttcatggttggtgggtcggtgtttggatcaacaggaaatttcattcccaaagcctgggacctaacagtgctggtaaagacagaggtgaagaaagtgttgaggacctctgccttttcgtcatcgttggtgattgactctcctgtTCTGTTTAgcagtgggcctatgttttccttctttctctgcttgtggttgacatacctgaagaaacctttcttgttatttttgacatatATGGCCAGTTTCAAgttgagctgggcttttgcttttctaactgcatctctgcacactggcaatgcccttgtagctctcgatgGATCATCTCAGTCCTTCCCTTTACCTGCTTTTGGTTCCTCCCATCGGTCCAAAGGATATTTCAGAGAGCTGCTCCCATTGACTGGACACTGGGGCTGAGGATgccctgggacagccctggcAGGAGCCCAGAAGGGGCATCTCTTCCTCCTAAGTACCTATCTGTTCCTCCTAAGTACCTAATTTGCATTCCCTGAGCTGCCTTTGGGCCTCTGAACTTGTGGAAATGGGCCTTGGATGGGCTGGTGGCTCCTGGGATGGCCTGGGAGTAGACAGGGAAGGGTGTTACTCAGGTTCTCCCACCTGCCATTGTCTTTGTGCTCTGCAGACAAGCTTTTTAATTATGTAACCTAACAGGAACTTTATTTACTaatgaaagaatttaaattttgtatttgcaATACCTTGAAATCTGGAGGGGTTTGGCTGCATTTCACGTGAGAACATGCTGGGGCGTTGGCTGGAGCAAGTTAGAGTGCCTCCTCTGTGTGCATACGTGGTGTTGTCCCACATCCCCCTTGCAGGGAGATGGGAAAAGGCATGTGAGGTGCTTTCGACTGGTGATCCAAACTTCTGGTCATTTCAGCTTCTTCGAAAGAGATCTCAGGAGTCTTACTGAGGGAGGATAAATAACTCTAGAATATTTTTTGATTTTGTAGATTCACGTGTACTTTCCAACAGTGAGTGCAGTTGTGTTCTTTTACACGAGGCATCAGATTTTCTACAGAAGTTGCACTAGCACTCCTCTGGCTTGGTTGGTGCCAGTAGAAAGCAGGGCTTCCTTGCAGTCACTGCACTTCTGAAATTCCCTTCCAAATGCTCTACTCTCTGGTGTTTCTTGCTGTGTCCTTGTGAAGGTTTGGACAGCTTCACCTCTGTGTCTTGATCGTGTGCCCCAGCTGTTCCATTCCAGGTATTTCTACTGTCTGAGGGGAGGACTGAAGATTTGGGAAGCACAGCTGTTGCCACCATGGGTCGGAGGCCTCAAGCTTGTGCGCCATGAGGGTCTGTGCAGAATCTTATCCAGCCAAGTTGAAGATGAAGCATTGTCAGAGTTGATGTTCAGATTCTCTCTTGGCATCAGAAGACCACGCAGTGGTCTTGGCTGCCTTGGCATTGTCTGCCTGCATTGTGTCCACTGTTGGCACTGAACTGTTCCCCACCCTTCTGATTTCTCCACCTACGCCTCAGTTTCTGCTGGTGGTGTATTGTCCCAGGTCATGGGAGCTGAATGCCCTTCTCCATCTCTGTCATGTAAAGCAGTCACCCGTTCTGATGCCACAGTCTGTGTTGGGATCAGCCCTAAGTGGCACCATCGCTCACTTTGTCACAGAGAAGGCAGCGTGTCTGTGTTACGTATTAGTGTCAGGCTCACTCTCCTCCCTTTTCCTACTTAATATCCAATTGGGTCCTAAATGGTGTTTGGACTCAAGGCTGAAACACCAGCTGAAGATGTTTCTCTGACTCAAAGCTCCTTGAGCATCACCAAAGTCTTGGTGCTGAGTTGCAGACCATTCTGACATTTTTTCTGACTTGCTGCCTCTGGCGATGCAATCTGTAGTTTTGAATGTCTTGAATagtcttaattttttcctgttggcaGAACTGACAGGTGCTTTCATACTTTCTTGTGCTGTAAGATACAGCTTAACAATGTTTTCAGCCTCAATCCATGCAATGGCATAGGAGATGGCTTTTCTCTGCTGGGAAACTTGCATGTGGTGCTGCTTGTTCAGCTTTATCTTTGGGAACTGCAACTTTGGTGTCAGGCAGTCTTTTTACTGTGATGACAGATACTTTCTTAGCCAAGGAAGTAATCACTCTATGAAAAACTCCCCTGCAGTGCTTCAGCTGGGAAGAGGCTGATGGAAAAACTGCTGCTTGTCCTCCTTTCCACTGACAAAGCTGATCTCAGTGTGTATCTCGCAGACTAGGGAATATCCCCTCAGTTGGCAGGTTCAGGATCAGAGATCTTGGTAATATCATCTCTCAGTCAGCCTCCTGGAGCTCTGTGTGAGCCACAATGAGAGCAGGGTCCTCACTTTATCTGTAAGACTTAGACTTGCGGGAAGTTTTTAATGGCTTGGCTCCCAGGCAGTGTGGGAGTCAGATCTTTTGCATTGTGCAAGAGTTGTCTTGGTACTGCTGCTTTCCTATCTCACATCATCCCTCCATGACTTTGCCCTGAAGGGGTTGGTCCTGGTGTGTCTGTCCATGACAGTTCTGTGACAGGAGGTGAGCCTGGGAACTCCTCAgtcccctcttcttcctccagcactCTTCCTGATGACCAGCTGCTCAGCCAGAAGTTTGAAGGTGATGTCAGTCCACTTTCATGCATTTCCTACCtgcattttcctcctctcccaaggACTCTTCCAGGGTTCTGCATCTGAGAGGACCTGAGGGAGTAGGATACTCACCACTGTTTCGTTAGGCCATAAGCCAAACAGgatgggaaaagcaaaaagttaAGCGATATTGCAAAGGAAAACTTTGTGGCCTTGGGCGGCAAGGTGAAGTGCATCTTCTATTGGAAGGCTCGTTCAAAGTGACACCTTAATGACGGGTTACTGGTAATAAGCTTTCCTTTCTAAATGGAAAGTAAGTCTGAAAAGAGGAATTGATATGAAGACATAGTTGATAGGAAGGAAAATTGCTGTAGAAGTCCAGCATACAGAAACAATGTAGAAAACCAGTTGAAGCTGTTCCTAAGCTTTGTTTAGCTCCTGGGCTCTGAACTGGTAATTCCCAGCCTAAATGGCTTGTTTTAACAACGATGCTTTTTATCCTTAAATCGCATAtgtttctgaagaagaaaaccacTGGTTTTGAGACTGTGGGCAGGGCGTGCAGGGAAGCGGTTTTACTGCTGCGTTTGGGATGGGATATGGGGACAGTGCTGTGTGTGTGAGACAGTGCAGGTTCTGCTGTCGTCACTGAGGTTGTCTTGCGTTCCCTTCTTGCTAGATGtgaagctgcagagcagaagcagaaggTACCACTGGGAACTCTGAAGAAAGACTTGAaatcacaggaagaaaagcagaaacaactgACAGAGAAAATCcgccagcagcaggaaaagctggAAGCTCTGCAGGTGAATCTGGAGGTCTCCAGCTAGGCACAGGAGGTTTGAGGGACCTCCTAGTGCAAATGGCTGATGCTGACTCATGTCTGTCTCATCCTCTAATGCCACCTGTGCTCCTTCATGGGGTAGGGGTTGTTTTAATAACAGAAAGCAAGCATCTCAGCTTGCGTTTCATTTTCTGCTAGGAAAATGGGAGTGACTGCTGGTGTTTGGATGAAGGGATGTCTCTTGAAGGCCACAGAACACACCTTATAATTGTTGattttaaactggaaaactgTTTGCTGGGCTGGGTTCAGGTAGGCCCTGAGAGCTTTTAAAGATgtcctttctgattttttttttcttaaatagaaaACCACTCCAATTCGATCTCAAGCTGACATAAAGAAACTGCCTCTGGAAGTGACCACACGGCCTGCAGGGGAGGTAAATGGGATACTGGTATAAGCTTTGTACTCTTCTGTGCTATCCTTACCTGCTCTGAAAAGCAGTGCCCGactcttctgtcctttctctgtCTGTACCCTCATTTGTTTCAGAACACTCAATCACAGACCCGACCTCAGCGCCCGCGATCTCCTCCTTTACCTGATGTAATCAAGAATGCTCCCAGTAGACCACCACCACCTATGCCTCTTCCCAAGCCTGTTGGTCAGCTGAGAAAGAGCTCTTCAGCTTGGCCAAATATAAGCACTCCCAAACTGGCAAGCATGCTCTCCAAGGAGGAGGCCAGCACTTCAAGGACACATCAGCACATTGTGACAGCTGGAAAGTCTAACAGCACTTTAAAAACTCTTGCCAAACCAGGTACAACAATGAAACTACCTGCTGTCCTGCAGAACCCCAAAAGCTCTCGTGAGACACCCAGTCCAAAAGCTGCTAAGGTGCCAGCATTAAAGAAATCTGCCAGTGTCAAATGGCCACAGGTGAGACTCGATGGGATGAAGACTGTCAGCTCCTTACCTACTATTCTGCATAGCCTGTCCTGCTCTGTCGCATGGGACTTGCACTGTAGGCCCTACGCAGGGCAAGATAACTTTTACTTTACTCTTGGATTAGGGTGCTATTCTACACCCCTCGTGAAGACTCATTTAATCTCTTTCCTGTTAGACCAGACTGTttccctagaaaaaaaaagaatgtggaGTGGTGGGGTGAGCATTTGCATGATCACGGAGCACCTGTGAAAACCTTCTGGAAAAGCTAATTAACTGTCAAATGACATACATGctgagcattttttttaacttggatgAAGGAAGGTTTTGGTTGATAGCATGCTGGAATTACAGCTAGGGCTTGTTTGCTTCCTGCAGGCCTCCACCACTCGGAAGAGGATCTTCAGCACCACAGATGATGGGtctgaggaggagggggagcacAGGAAGGAGAAGTCAAAACGGGGAAAATTTGTGGCagtgaaagaagagaagaaggatTCCAGTGAGGTGGTGGTAGAGGTGAGAGTGCACTGGTTTCCCCAGCCGAAGGTGTTTGTCAAGTGTTTAAAATCTTCTCGGGAGGCAGCTAATCTGAGCTCTCTCTACCCACAGCTCACAGAcagtgctggggaagaagagcTGGCAGAACTGAAGAAGGCTCAGAAAGGTGAGAAATGAATGCTTGAACTGCCTCCAATACctaacactggaaaaaaactgtTGCAGAACTAGACTAAATGATTAAACATGATTTCATtaatgaactttttaaaataagaattggTGTAAATTTGTATCCCAAACCCAAAGATGACTCTAACTTGCATGAAACATTTTGGCCAGGAATCCCTTGATTAGACAAGAGGCAATTGTGGCATGCGAAGATCTGTAATTTGAGGGCTGCGTCACATTAATGGATGTGATGCTTGGCTGCATGGTGTAGGCCGATGTGTGTTCACCCTTCCTAAGTGAATGGATTATGGATTGTGGAGCTACATCAGCTGAGGACTGTATCTagacctgctgtgctgctgtgagAGAAGAGGGGCTGAGATGCCCCCAGGAAAGATGATAGCCAGGATGGTATTGCACCTTCTGGCAGAGCATGGCATTTCTTCAGCTTGTTCCCAAGGAGCTGTCTGGAAAGTGACCCACTAGGAACACATGGCAAATTGTCCTAGTGGCCAACGCAAGCCTGGAAAGCCCATGTCGAACAGCCCAGACAGAGTACAGGAGAAACCTTCTGTCTGAAAATGCCATATAATTTCCTTGCCCCTTAATGTTTCTAAGTAGGAGTTGAACTGTGTGACAGCGTTTTTATGGTTTATGTACCATTTAAAGGAATTGTCACAGGTTTAGGTTTGCTCCCTGCTGAGGTAGCTGTGTTCTCTAGAGCTCATGCAAAATGTGCTCTCCAGCATCTGAATGTTTGCAAATATCTTTACTGTCCTCCTCCTTGCAGATAAAGGGCTGCATGTGGAAGTGCGTGTGAACAAGGAGTGGTTCACAGGCCGTGTCACAGCTGTGGAAA
The genomic region above belongs to Phalacrocorax aristotelis chromosome 15, bGulAri2.1, whole genome shotgun sequence and contains:
- the MORC2 gene encoding ATPase MORC2 isoform X3, which encodes MRIGKDFILFTKKDNTMTCLLLSRTFHEEEGIDEVIVPLPTWNARSREPVTDNMEKFAIETELIYKYSPFKSEQEVMEQFNKIRGEKGTLVIIFNLKLMDNGEPELDVTSDPRDIQMAETPPEGTKPERRSFRAYAAVLYIDPRMRIFINGHKVQTKRLSCCLYKPRMYKYTSNRFKTRAEQEVKKAEHMARIAEEKAREAESKARALELRLGGDLTRESRVTLRQVQNSAITMRREADVKKRIKDAKQRALKEPKELSFVFGVNIEQRDLDGMFIYNCSRLIKMYEKVGPQLEGGMACGGVVGVVDVPYLVLEPTHNKQDFADAKEYRHLLKAMGEHLAQYWKDVAIAQRGIIKFWDEFGYLSANWNQPPSSELRYKRRRAMEIPTTIQCDVCLKWRTLPFQLSSVEKNYPDSWVCSMNPDPEQDRCEAAEQKQKVPLGTLKKDLKSQEEKQKQLTEKIRQQQEKLEALQKTTPIRSQADIKKLPLEVTTRPAGENTQSQTRPQRPRSPPLPDVIKNAPSRPPPPMPLPKPVGQLRKSSSAWPNISTPKLASMLSKEEASTSRTHQHIVTAGKSNSTLKTLAKPGTTMKLPAVLQNPKSSRETPSPKAAKVPALKKSASVKWPQASTTRKRIFSTTDDGSEEEGEHRKEKSKRGKFVAVKEEKKDSSEVVVELTDSAGEEELAELKKAQKDKGLHVEVRVNKEWFTGRVTAVEMGKHAVRWKVKFDYVPTDTTPRDRWVEKGSEDVRLMKPPSPEYQAPDMQTEEEVVVAEPSTSDCVRIEPDTTGPSSSQETVDLLVQILRNCLRYFLPPNFPISKKELSSMSSEGLLAFPLKEYFKQYEVGLQNLCNSYQTRADARAKACEENLRNSERKLKETEEKLQKLRTNIVALLQKVQEDIDINTDDELDAYIEDLITKGD